TCTTCAAGATTAGGATATCTGCCAAGTACCTCTCTTATTTTCTGCGTGGGAATTGGATAGAGCTGCTCGACTCTTGCAATTGCAATATCTTTTGCGTTCTCTTTTCTATATTCACTTGTATTAAGATCAATAAATACTTTCCCGCTGCAGAGAATTAGCCTTTTTATCTTCTTAGCCTGCTTATCGTCAATATCATCATCTATAACTGCTTGCCAGGATCCTTCTGATAGATCTCTGACTGAGGAAAATATAGCAGGATTTCTAAGAAGACTCTTAGGCGTTAGAACAATTAATGGAAGTGGATCCTCTTCTAACACCCCGGCCTGACGCCTTAGTAAATGAAAGTACTGAGCCGAAGTTGTGCAGTTTGCAATTCTCATATTGATTTCCGCGGCTGATCCTAAAAACCTAACTGGCCTACCTGAGGAATGATCCGGCCCCTGGCCTTCATAACCATGAGGTAGAAGCAGAACTAAAGAGGGCGTTTGACCCCATTTTGCTCTTGCTGATACTAAAAATTCATCAATAATTGTCTGTGCGCCGTTAATAAAATCACCATACTGAGCTTCCCAGATCACCAGTCTTTTAGGTTCCTGTATGTTGTAGCCGTATTCAAACCCTATGCATGCGTTCTCAGTAAGTGGGCTGTTATGAATCTCAAAAGCTGCTTTGGCTTGAGGGATGTTTTGAAGCGGTACATAAGGGTCCCAGTTTCTAGAATCATGAAGTACAGCATGACGGTGGCTGAAAGTTCCTCTTTCAGAGTCTTGACCAGTGAGCCTAATAGCAGTGCCGTCAGCTAGAATTGATGCATAGGCCAAATCTTCAGCCGTTGCCCAATCAATTGTTTTCTCATCAATGTCATCAAAGGATTTTGCCCTTCGTTCCATACCTCGTCTTAGCTTGGAGTTAAGGTTAAAATCCTCTGGAAGTTTTACTAATGAATCGTTTAGTTCTTTAAGTGTCTGAGCATCAACAGCTGTTTTTACTTTTTGTGCTGCTCCTGCTGGAGGTTTTTCAGACTGTGATTCCTCTGGGATATCTTCTGGAGAGAGTGATTCAAAATCGCTATGAATCTTCTCAGTGAATTTAGAAACAATTTCCTCTGGTTCGTTTTCTGAAACAACCCCTCTTTCAACTAAAGTCTTTGCATATATTTCTCTAACGCTAGGGTGCTTGTCTATAATGTCATACATAGCTGGCTGAGTGAAAGTTGGTTCATCAGCTTCGTTGTGACCATGGCGTCTATATCCGATAAGATCAATTAATATGTCTTTCTGGAATTTTTGAAGGTATGAAAATGCCAGTCTTGAAACTTCGATACAAGCTTCAGGATCATCTGCGTTCACATGAAGGATAGGAATCTCAAACCCTTTAGCCAGATCACTGGCGTACAAGGTGCTTCTGCTGTCAGAAGGTAGAGCAGTATATCCAAGCTGATTATTAGTAATAATATGTATAGTGCCGCCTGTGGTATAACCCGGTAGCCTCGATAGATTTAGTGTTTCTGATACAATTCCTTGACCTGGAAATGCAGCGTCTCCGTGAACGATAACCGGCAGAGATACAGCAGGATCAAACTGCGGCGCCCCTGGCCGATCAACCTTGGTTCCAGAAGCTCTTGTCATCCCCTCAACCACGGGATTTACAGCTTCAAGGTGGCTAGGGTTTGGGGCAAGAGTAATCACCATATCTATTTGTTTGCCGTTACTCACAGCATGGCGCGCGCCGTCGTGATATTTCACATCTCCAGTCCATCCCATATCGTCTCTAAAATCTCTCTCTAAAACGGGATCTTTAAACTTTATTAGAGTTCCTTTGTAGTTTTTGTTCATAACATGATGCATAACATTTAGACGTCCTCTGTGAGCCATCCCAAGCATTATATTATGTTTATCTGCTTCAGCCGCCAATCCTACTATTTCGTTTAGCATTGGTACCAGTGTGTCTACGCCCTCTATTGAAAAACGGAATTTGCCGGGGAAAATGCGGTGTAGAAATCTCTCAAACACCTCTACCTGCGTAAGGCTCTCAAGTAACATACGCTCATTTATAGGATCATTCGGCGGGCGGTACTTGCCTGATTCTGCAGCTACTCTAAACCATTTTCTCTCTTCTAAACAGTTAATGTGATAGTCTTCAAAACCTATTGTAGATGAATATATTGAGCGAAGTTTAGTTATAGCCTCATAAGCGTTAGTAGTTTGCTCAGCCACCGGACCTCTTACCAAGCTTGATGGCAGTTGAAAAAGGTCCTCTTTAGTAAGCTCGTGTCCTTCTACACTCAAGCATGAATCTCCAGGAGGAGGGCTTCCAAGCGGGTCAAGTTTTGCCTCTAAGTGGCCAAAAGCCCTAATAGCCTGGGCTAAGTTGGCCGCGGCCACAATTTTGTCCATGTCTTGAGGGTCTGCATCTGTAGTTACAGTCTCTGAAATCTCAGGGTTCCAATTTTCGAAAAGTGCCCGTATTTCAGGATCTACAGAGTCTGGATCCTGTAAATATTTCTCGTACAACTCCAAGACATAGCCTGAGTTAGGTCCATGAAAAAGATGTGAAAGGTTCATATTTTATTCCTGTTTTAACAGTAGTTCTCTTTGTGGATGGCGTTTAATATTAACATCAAATTTTGATAATAATAGTAGCATAAGAAAAATTACTTCGCAATTTCATATCACACAATATTTGTATTTGATGAAAGTAAAACTCTACGGGATGCAGAATTTGAGAATATTCCTGCATTATGGGGAAATTTCTAGATTTTATTCACTCAAAGCTCTAGCGACTTTAGAGCTTTGAATTTACATAATTAAATCCCTAAACCTTATCCTAGATGAGCCTTCATAAAAGCATCATAGTGCTTACGATGATCATCATGGCCGATTTCCTGCTGAGCTGGATATGTTTCTTCCTTATTAACTATTAGTGACTCAAGAGAAGGATGCTGAGCTTTGAATATGCGGCCTATCGGAATATGACCTTCTTCTTTAAACTCTAAGAGTTTTTGGAAACACTCTGTTCTATTTGTTGGATCGTAATTCTCATCTTCGTCCACATTCACTACCCTTGCGCGCCATTCGCGGTGGGTATCATAGTATGTAACACATGGTGAAAGTACTTCTAAAAATGCAAACCCCTTTCCTGACTCTGTGTGCTCAATTGCAGCTTCCATAAGTTCTCCGAGCTGCTCAGGGTTTCCGCTAAATCCTCTTGCCAAAAATGTTGAGGATAAAAAGCTAAGCCCTAGTAGCATGGAGTCCATTCCGGCCTCAGCGTTATCGCGGTAGCCTGTAGGGCTGGTTGGGGAAGCTTGTCCTTTTGTAAGTCCGTAATTGCTGTTATTCATAACTACATACATTATGCTTGGATTACTTTTAAATGTATGAACTAAGTGGCCTGCGCCAATTGCAAAACCATCTCCGTCTCCTCCGGCAGCGATCACTGTAAGATCTGGGTTAGCCAGTTTTGCGCCTATTGTTGCAGGGAGTACACGTCCATGAAGCGCGTGATAACCATAGCATTTAAGGTTATTTTGAATTGTTCCCGAGCAACCTATGCCGGCTAGCAGCATAAGTTTATGAGGAGGAATTCCCATTTTCTGAAGAGATTTCTCAAGCACTCCCTGCACTGCGAAATCTCCGCAACCTGCGCACCATATCGGTCTTGCCGGTGTAAATGTTTTTGTGCTAGGTGTTGTTGTCATTGGGCTTTTGCCTCCTGTTTATCTTCTTGCTCTAAAATTTGATTTACTAAATAACCAGGTCTGTAAGGAAGACCGTCGTATCTGCAAATACTAATAATCTTGCTTGAGTCTGCGCCCTGGTGCATAAATAGGCGCGCAAGCTGAGCCTGGGCGTTTAGGTCAATTACATAAACCCTCTCGCAGCTGTTTATAAAATCAAATGTATCATCAAGCACCGGCCATATGGTTCTTGGCTGATGATATCTTGTTTTAATTCCTTGTGACTCTAGCATCTCTACTGCTTCAAGTATTACGCCGTACATCATGCCTATTCCGATAAAGCCGATTGGTGCTTTTGGATCGCCGTATTCTCTACCCTTGGGAAGCTCTTTTTTGGCAACCTCGATTTTGTGAAAACGCTTGTCCATCATCTTAACCCTGTTCTTTGGATCGGTGGAAACAAGACCGAACTCGTCATGCTCATTACCGGTTACAAGTGACATACCTCCAGGGGTTCCCGGGGCGGCAAATGCCGATACCCCATCCTCTGAGAATCCATAGCGCTTGTATGTCTCTAAGTTTGCAACTTCCTCTGGTGTGAGTCTCTTTCCAGGTTCTACCTCTATGTCATCTAAGTTAAACGGTTTAACGCTAGCTATGTTTTGAGATAGCGCTTGGTCCATTGCAATAACAACCGGGCATTGATATTTGTCAGCTAAGTTGGTGGCATCAAAGGAGAGGTAAAAGCAATCTTCAGGATGTCCTGGGGCAAGCACAATTCTTGGAAAGTCTCCATGGCCTCCGAAGACCATAATGTTAATATCGCTTTGCTCTGGTTTCGTCGGCATCCCGGTGCTCGGTCCGGAGCGCTGGCAGTCAACAAGCACCATTGGTACCTCGCCTGAGCCGGAATGTCCTATACCTTCCTGCATCAAAGAGAACCCTGGCCCTGAAGTGGCAGTCATGGTTCTCACCCCTGTAAGTGCTGCTCCGATTGCCATATTTATTCCTGCAAGCTCGTCCTCTGTCTGACGTGCAACCCCGCCGCAGCGTGGTAACCATTTTTGAAGTGTCTCCAATACCTCAGATGAAGGCGTGATTGGATATCCTGTGAAAAATCTTCCGCCGGCAGCCATAAATCCAAATGCCACTGATTCATTACCCATTAAAAGTAAATGCTCTTCGGGCTCTGTATGTTCTATTCTGTAAATACCTTCGCCGTGTTTAATTCCCATCTCATCTGCTAGGTGAAGCCCTAAACCAAGTGCTTCAAGGTTGTAGTCTAAAATGATCTGTCCGCGGCGTTCAAATCTTTTAGTAAAAGTATGTCGCATAGCATCGTCTTCTAGTCCTAACAAGCGTCCTACTATTCCAAAGGCGATACTGTTTTTATATAGTTCCCTTCGCATTGTGCGCATTGCTATTCTGTTAAAAGGGGCAGCGTAGAGTTTTGTGCCTTCAGGAAGCAGTCCATCACGTAAAGGGCCGCTTGAATCATCAAAGACCACTATACTGTCCGGGTTTATCTGGTGGGCGTTCTTCTCCACAGCTTCTTCGTCAAGAGCTACCAAAAGGTCTATGTGGCTACCCACACAAAAGCGCTGACCTGTGAAAGCTCTCATTGTGGCCGCGGCATGTCCGCCTCTAATTCGTGATAAAACATCTCTTTCTGTGTATACGTTAAGCCCAGCATTACGAAACAGATCAGCAAGCATCGTGATCACCGTAAGTGAGCCGTCTCCTCCCTGACCTGCGACAATGACGTTAACGTCTTCTAGTATTGGTTGGCTGTTTTTGGAACTCATTTACTTTCTGCTCCTCCATCCTCTGGTTTCTTATAGTCTTTATAAAGCGTTTTTGGATTTGTGTTGCCTAGCTCAACCCTTTCATCATATGTGGGCATAAGGGCTGGCAGTGGTTTGTTTCGTTTTATATTGGATAATCTGATTAATAGTTGTTTTGCCTTGGGCTGTTCTTCCTCTTCCATGATTTCAAAGAGATCAGCATCAACAGCTGACTGCCAGAACTTATGTCCCTGCTCAGTTCTTACAGC
The Thermodesulfobacteriota bacterium genome window above contains:
- a CDS encoding Coenzyme F420 hydrogenase/dehydrogenase, beta subunit C-terminal domain, coding for EELGVDPIDIVNVNVKGKVIIELRDGREIIMKLKDFHPFARPACLYCLDYAAEHADIGVGGIGLMGWTFVAVRTEQGHKFWQSAVDADLFEIMEEEEQPKAKQLLIRLSNIKRNKPLPALMPTYDERVELGNTNPKTLYKDYKKPEDGGAESK
- a CDS encoding 2-oxoglutarate dehydrogenase E1 component, with the protein product MNLSHLFHGPNSGYVLELYEKYLQDPDSVDPEIRALFENWNPEISETVTTDADPQDMDKIVAAANLAQAIRAFGHLEAKLDPLGSPPPGDSCLSVEGHELTKEDLFQLPSSLVRGPVAEQTTNAYEAITKLRSIYSSTIGFEDYHINCLEERKWFRVAAESGKYRPPNDPINERMLLESLTQVEVFERFLHRIFPGKFRFSIEGVDTLVPMLNEIVGLAAEADKHNIMLGMAHRGRLNVMHHVMNKNYKGTLIKFKDPVLERDFRDDMGWTGDVKYHDGARHAVSNGKQIDMVITLAPNPSHLEAVNPVVEGMTRASGTKVDRPGAPQFDPAVSLPVIVHGDAAFPGQGIVSETLNLSRLPGYTTGGTIHIITNNQLGYTALPSDSRSTLYASDLAKGFEIPILHVNADDPEACIEVSRLAFSYLQKFQKDILIDLIGYRRHGHNEADEPTFTQPAMYDIIDKHPSVREIYAKTLVERGVVSENEPEEIVSKFTEKIHSDFESLSPEDIPEESQSEKPPAGAAQKVKTAVDAQTLKELNDSLVKLPEDFNLNSKLRRGMERRAKSFDDIDEKTIDWATAEDLAYASILADGTAIRLTGQDSERGTFSHRHAVLHDSRNWDPYVPLQNIPQAKAAFEIHNSPLTENACIGFEYGYNIQEPKRLVIWEAQYGDFINGAQTIIDEFLVSARAKWGQTPSLVLLLPHGYEGQGPDHSSGRPVRFLGSAAEINMRIANCTTSAQYFHLLRRQAGVLEEDPLPLIVLTPKSLLRNPAIFSSVRDLSEGSWQAVIDDDIDDKQAKKIKRLILCSGKVFIDLNTSEYRKENAKDIAIARVEQLYPIPTQKIREVLGRYPNLEEVVWLQEEPETMGAWMFMFPFFRKLIDGRFPLHYIGRKRNSSPAEGSSSMHKVNQQALIKQAFMIEKELPNLDELGITWVKNV
- a CDS encoding 2-oxoacid:acceptor oxidoreductase subunit alpha, giving the protein MSSKNSQPILEDVNVIVAGQGGDGSLTVITMLADLFRNAGLNVYTERDVLSRIRGGHAAATMRAFTGQRFCVGSHIDLLVALDEEAVEKNAHQINPDSIVVFDDSSGPLRDGLLPEGTKLYAAPFNRIAMRTMRRELYKNSIAFGIVGRLLGLEDDAMRHTFTKRFERRGQIILDYNLEALGLGLHLADEMGIKHGEGIYRIEHTEPEEHLLLMGNESVAFGFMAAGGRFFTGYPITPSSEVLETLQKWLPRCGGVARQTEDELAGINMAIGAALTGVRTMTATSGPGFSLMQEGIGHSGSGEVPMVLVDCQRSGPSTGMPTKPEQSDINIMVFGGHGDFPRIVLAPGHPEDCFYLSFDATNLADKYQCPVVIAMDQALSQNIASVKPFNLDDIEVEPGKRLTPEEVANLETYKRYGFSEDGVSAFAAPGTPGGMSLVTGNEHDEFGLVSTDPKNRVKMMDKRFHKIEVAKKELPKGREYGDPKAPIGFIGIGMMYGVILEAVEMLESQGIKTRYHQPRTIWPVLDDTFDFINSCERVYVIDLNAQAQLARLFMHQGADSSKIISICRYDGLPYRPGYLVNQILEQEDKQEAKAQ
- a CDS encoding thiamine pyrophosphate-dependent enzyme; this translates as MTTTPSTKTFTPARPIWCAGCGDFAVQGVLEKSLQKMGIPPHKLMLLAGIGCSGTIQNNLKCYGYHALHGRVLPATIGAKLANPDLTVIAAGGDGDGFAIGAGHLVHTFKSNPSIMYVVMNNSNYGLTKGQASPTSPTGYRDNAEAGMDSMLLGLSFLSSTFLARGFSGNPEQLGELMEAAIEHTESGKGFAFLEVLSPCVTYYDTHREWRARVVNVDEDENYDPTNRTECFQKLLEFKEEGHIPIGRIFKAQHPSLESLIVNKEETYPAQQEIGHDDHRKHYDAFMKAHLG